In Endozoicomonas sp. GU-1, one DNA window encodes the following:
- the uvrB gene encoding excinuclease ABC subunit UvrB translates to MSRSFKVSSRFGPAGDQPVAIEQLVKGIDAGLACQTLLGVTGSGKTFTVANVIEKIQRPTIIMAHNKTLAAQLYGEFKEFFPDNAVEYFVSYYDYYQPEAYVPTSDTYIEKDASVNEHIEQMRLSATKALMERQDAIIVATVSAIYGLGDPQSYLKMMMHLDRGDRVDQRTILRRLAELQYTRNDADFRRATYRVRGDVIDIFPAESEKEAVRLELFDDELEAISEFDPLTGEVLRKLPRATIYPKTHYVTPRQTILDAVEAIKVELVDRLNVLRDNNKLVEAQRLEQRTQFDLEMMIELGYCTGIENYSRYLSGNKPGEAPPTLFDYIPDNALLVIDESHVTVPQIGAMYKGDRSRKETLVEYGFRLPSALDNRPMKFEEWEGRRPQTIFVSATPGKYEEENQGQVVDQVVRPTGLVDPEIEVRPASSQVDDLLMEIHKTVAKEERVLVTVLTKRMAEDLTEFLHEQGVRVRYLHSDIDTVERVEIIRDLRIGAFDVLVGINLLREGLDMPEVSLVAILDADKEGFLRSDRSLIQTIGRAARNIHGRAILYGDRITGSMERAISETGRRRKKQMAYNKKHNITPKGVVKSVADILEGAVVPGRKKGSKAQKAVAEPATEYQVPMTPDVMAATIKKLEAKMMEHSRNLEFEQAAAVRDEIVLLREQVLKH, encoded by the coding sequence ATGAGTCGATCGTTTAAAGTTTCTTCCCGCTTCGGTCCTGCCGGTGATCAACCGGTTGCTATTGAACAGCTGGTCAAGGGTATTGATGCTGGCCTTGCCTGCCAGACATTGCTGGGGGTAACAGGCTCCGGCAAGACCTTCACGGTGGCCAATGTGATCGAAAAAATACAGCGGCCGACGATCATCATGGCCCACAACAAGACACTGGCCGCACAACTCTACGGTGAGTTCAAGGAGTTCTTTCCAGACAATGCCGTGGAGTATTTTGTCTCCTACTATGACTATTACCAGCCAGAAGCCTACGTACCCACGTCAGATACCTATATCGAGAAAGATGCATCGGTTAATGAGCATATTGAACAAATGCGTCTCTCTGCCACCAAGGCCCTGATGGAACGACAGGATGCGATTATTGTGGCAACTGTCTCCGCCATTTATGGTCTGGGTGATCCACAGTCCTATCTGAAAATGATGATGCATCTGGACCGTGGTGACAGGGTGGATCAGCGAACCATTCTGCGTCGCCTGGCGGAATTGCAGTACACGCGCAACGATGCGGATTTTCGCCGGGCCACTTACCGTGTTCGTGGTGATGTTATTGATATTTTTCCCGCTGAATCGGAAAAAGAGGCGGTCCGTTTGGAGCTGTTTGACGATGAGCTGGAAGCCATCAGCGAGTTTGATCCGTTGACTGGCGAGGTTCTGAGAAAATTGCCCAGGGCGACCATTTATCCAAAAACTCACTATGTGACCCCCAGACAGACCATCCTGGATGCAGTGGAAGCCATTAAGGTAGAGCTAGTGGATAGGCTCAATGTCTTGCGCGATAACAACAAGCTGGTGGAAGCTCAGCGACTTGAACAGCGCACGCAGTTTGATCTGGAAATGATGATTGAGCTGGGTTACTGCACCGGCATTGAGAACTATTCCCGCTATCTCTCCGGTAATAAACCCGGTGAGGCACCGCCAACCCTGTTTGATTATATTCCGGACAATGCATTGCTGGTGATTGATGAATCCCATGTGACTGTGCCGCAGATCGGTGCCATGTATAAAGGGGATCGCTCTCGAAAAGAGACACTGGTGGAGTACGGTTTCCGCCTGCCTTCTGCCCTGGATAACCGCCCAATGAAATTTGAAGAGTGGGAAGGACGACGGCCGCAGACTATTTTTGTCTCTGCGACACCGGGTAAGTATGAGGAAGAGAACCAGGGGCAGGTGGTTGATCAGGTGGTCAGGCCTACCGGTCTGGTGGATCCGGAAATTGAGGTCCGACCGGCTTCTTCCCAGGTGGATGATCTGCTGATGGAAATTCATAAAACCGTTGCCAAAGAGGAGCGGGTGCTGGTCACGGTGCTTACCAAACGAATGGCTGAGGACTTAACCGAGTTTTTGCATGAGCAGGGTGTCCGGGTACGCTATCTGCATTCAGATATTGATACGGTGGAACGGGTGGAGATTATCCGTGACTTGCGTATTGGTGCCTTTGATGTGCTGGTGGGGATCAACCTGCTGCGGGAAGGCCTTGATATGCCCGAGGTCTCTCTGGTCGCTATTCTGGACGCCGATAAGGAAGGCTTTCTGCGTTCTGACCGTTCATTGATTCAGACCATTGGCCGTGCCGCCCGCAACATTCATGGCCGGGCCATTCTCTATGGTGACCGGATTACTGGCTCCATGGAGCGGGCAATCAGCGAGACCGGGCGGCGTCGCAAAAAGCAGATGGCCTACAACAAGAAACACAATATTACGCCAAAAGGTGTGGTCAAATCTGTAGCTGATATTCTTGAAGGGGCTGTTGTGCCCGGACGGAAGAAAGGCAGTAAAGCCCAGAAGGCAGTGGCAGAGCCGGCAACTGAGTATCAGGTTCCCATGACTCCGGACGTCATGGCCGCGACTATCAAGAAGCTGGAAGCAAAAATGATGGAGCACTCCCGTAACCTGGAGTTTGAACAGGCTGCTGCTGTCAGGGATGAAATTGTCTTGCTCAGAGAGCAGGTTTTAAAACACTGA
- the ihfB gene encoding integration host factor subunit beta, with protein sequence MTRSELIERIAELQPQLSIKDIELAVKAIIEQMSDSLANGERVEIRGFGSFSLHYRAPRVGRNPKTGEAVSLDGKYVPHFKPGKELRERVNRGLQEEMD encoded by the coding sequence ATGACCCGGTCTGAACTGATTGAGCGGATTGCCGAGTTGCAACCGCAGCTCTCTATCAAGGATATTGAGTTAGCTGTAAAGGCTATCATTGAGCAAATGTCCGATTCGCTGGCCAATGGCGAGCGGGTTGAGATCAGGGGGTTTGGTAGCTTCTCCCTTCATTATCGTGCCCCAAGAGTCGGGCGTAACCCTAAAACCGGTGAAGCTGTGAGCCTTGATGGTAAATATGTTCCCCATTTCAAGCCGGGCAAAGAGCTGCGGGAAAGGGTGAATCGTGGCTTACAGGAAGAAATGGATTGA
- the rpsA gene encoding 30S ribosomal protein S1 yields MSESFAELFEESLKEIEMKPGAIVSGVVVDIDSDWVTVHAGLKSEGVIPKAQFQDENGELTIAIGDEVQVALDAVEDGFGETRLSREKAKRMEAWKELEKAFEAEDVVKGVISGKVKGGFTVDVATIRAFLPGSLVDVRPVRDTAHLEGKELEFKVIKLDQKRNNVVVSRRSVLEAENSAEREQLLGSLQEGLEVKGIVKNLTDYGAFVDLGGVDGLLHITDMAWKRIKHPSEIVNVGDEINVKVLKFDRDRNRVSLGLKQLGEDPWVAITKRFPEGARASGRVTNLTDYGCFVELEEGVEGLVHVSEMDWTNKNIHPSKVVNLGDEVEVQVLDIDEERRRISLGIKQCKTNPWEDFSGSFNKGDKLAGKIKSITDFGIFIGLDGGIDGLVHLSDISWNETGEEAVRQYRKGDEVEAVILAIDAERERISLGIKQLSEDPFNAYAGLNEKGSVVKGIVKEVTAKAAVVELAEDVLATLKASEISVDRVEDATNVLKEGEEVEARIISIDRKNRNISLSIKAKDQADEKAAMKELRTKQDEEAAGPTTIGDLIKAQMENK; encoded by the coding sequence ATGAGCGAAAGCTTTGCAGAACTGTTTGAAGAGAGCCTGAAAGAAATCGAAATGAAGCCAGGCGCCATTGTCAGTGGTGTTGTGGTTGATATCGACAGTGACTGGGTAACTGTTCATGCTGGCCTGAAGTCTGAAGGTGTTATTCCCAAGGCTCAGTTCCAGGATGAGAACGGTGAACTGACCATCGCTATTGGTGATGAAGTCCAGGTAGCTCTGGACGCGGTAGAAGACGGTTTCGGTGAGACTCGTCTGTCCCGTGAAAAAGCCAAGCGTATGGAAGCCTGGAAGGAACTGGAAAAAGCCTTCGAAGCTGAAGACGTTGTTAAGGGTGTTATCAGTGGCAAGGTCAAGGGTGGCTTCACTGTTGACGTGGCGACTATCCGTGCGTTCCTGCCAGGCTCTCTGGTAGACGTTCGTCCGGTTCGCGACACGGCGCACCTGGAAGGCAAAGAGCTTGAGTTCAAGGTTATCAAGCTGGACCAGAAGCGTAACAACGTGGTGGTTTCCCGTCGCAGCGTTCTGGAAGCTGAAAACAGTGCTGAGCGTGAGCAGCTGCTGGGCTCTCTGCAGGAAGGTCTGGAAGTTAAGGGTATCGTCAAGAACCTGACTGACTACGGTGCCTTCGTTGACCTGGGCGGCGTCGACGGCCTGCTGCACATCACTGACATGGCCTGGAAGCGCATCAAGCATCCTAGCGAAATCGTTAACGTTGGTGACGAAATCAACGTTAAGGTTCTGAAGTTTGACCGTGACCGTAACCGTGTATCCCTGGGTCTCAAGCAGCTGGGTGAAGATCCATGGGTTGCAATCACCAAGCGCTTCCCTGAAGGTGCCCGTGCTTCTGGCCGCGTAACCAACCTGACTGACTACGGCTGCTTCGTTGAGCTGGAAGAAGGTGTTGAAGGCCTGGTACACGTTTCTGAAATGGACTGGACCAACAAGAACATTCACCCATCCAAGGTTGTTAACCTGGGTGACGAAGTTGAAGTACAGGTTCTGGACATTGACGAAGAGCGTCGTCGTATTTCTCTGGGTATCAAGCAATGCAAGACCAACCCATGGGAAGACTTCTCCGGCTCCTTCAACAAGGGCGACAAGCTGGCTGGCAAGATCAAGTCTATCACTGACTTTGGTATCTTTATCGGTCTGGACGGTGGTATCGACGGTCTGGTTCACCTGTCTGACATCTCCTGGAACGAAACCGGTGAAGAAGCTGTTCGTCAGTACCGTAAGGGTGACGAAGTAGAAGCGGTTATCCTGGCGATTGACGCTGAGCGTGAGCGTATCTCCCTGGGTATCAAGCAACTGTCCGAAGACCCATTCAATGCCTACGCTGGCCTGAATGAAAAAGGTTCTGTTGTTAAGGGTATCGTTAAGGAAGTCACTGCCAAAGCGGCTGTTGTCGAGCTGGCGGAAGACGTTCTGGCTACCCTGAAAGCTTCTGAGATCAGTGTTGACCGCGTTGAAGACGCAACTAACGTCCTGAAAGAAGGTGAAGAAGTCGAAGCTCGTATCATCAGCATCGACCGCAAGAACCGCAACATCAGCCTGTCGATCAAAGCGAAAGACCAGGCCGATGAAAAAGCAGCGATGAAAGAGCTGCGTACCAAGCAGGACGAAGAAGCTGCCGGTCCGACCACCATTGGTGATCTGATCAAGGCTCAGATGGAAAACAAGTAA
- a CDS encoding LapA family protein produces the protein MANYELPLVKSSFTTIVVWVKRLLVLALFVVLLVFFVNFTLSNTEQISLEMGGLMMPAVSSSTLVMVPFVLGGFAGLLVSLMLVIRLRLANASLRRKLARRDAELQKLRSSALKGFTDA, from the coding sequence ATGGCGAACTACGAGTTGCCTCTTGTCAAGAGCAGTTTTACGACAATAGTCGTGTGGGTCAAACGTCTTCTGGTTTTGGCGTTGTTTGTTGTTCTACTGGTGTTTTTCGTCAACTTTACCCTCTCCAATACCGAGCAGATCAGCCTTGAAATGGGCGGGTTAATGATGCCGGCCGTAAGCAGTTCCACGCTGGTTATGGTGCCCTTTGTACTGGGTGGCTTTGCCGGTTTACTGGTTTCCCTGATGCTGGTTATCCGTTTGCGACTGGCTAATGCCAGCCTGAGAAGAAAGCTCGCCCGGCGTGACGCCGAACTCCAAAAGTTGAGGTCCAGTGCCCTTAAAGGGTTTACGGATGCCTGA
- a CDS encoding 5-(carboxyamino)imidazole ribonucleotide synthase yields MNILVLGAGQLARMMSLAGAPLNINILSYDVGSTKLMHPLTLQVSDQTLSEAIAECDAITAEFEHIPDDVLTLCAASGKFYPGKQAIKVGGDRSMEKALLDKTGVPCAPYQLITDRSHFDAAIKKLGLPLVIKTCQAGYDGKGQWRVRSDSDIEQIWSEMSEFLAAGSEHSPHSIIAEKMISFQREVSVIGARDKQGNMAIYPVTENEHTNGVLTLSIAKSISTGIHQQAVDAFSKLAAEMDYVGVLAIEFFDVDGQLMVNEIAPRVHNSGHWTQQGTLCSQFENHLRAIAGLPLGTTEAIGPSAMINVLGQPDIPAEVLSVANVTSHWYGKSQRPGRKMGHINLVAESEEALGEMLVALSAFLPEDDYPGVARRGLDLSLD; encoded by the coding sequence ATGAATATTCTAGTGTTAGGCGCGGGCCAGCTTGCACGCATGATGAGTCTTGCGGGCGCACCGCTGAATATCAATATCCTCTCCTATGATGTCGGCTCCACAAAGCTGATGCACCCTCTGACGCTTCAGGTCAGCGATCAAACCCTTTCAGAGGCTATTGCTGAATGTGACGCCATCACCGCTGAGTTTGAGCATATTCCTGACGATGTACTGACTCTGTGTGCTGCCTCCGGAAAGTTTTATCCTGGTAAACAGGCCATTAAAGTCGGTGGTGACCGCAGCATGGAGAAAGCGTTACTGGATAAAACCGGTGTGCCCTGTGCGCCTTACCAGCTGATCACCGATCGTTCTCACTTTGATGCAGCCATCAAGAAGCTGGGGCTGCCACTGGTCATTAAAACTTGTCAGGCCGGCTATGACGGTAAAGGGCAGTGGCGGGTCAGGTCAGACAGTGATATTGAGCAGATCTGGTCGGAAATGTCAGAATTCCTGGCTGCTGGCAGTGAACATTCACCTCACTCGATTATTGCCGAAAAAATGATTTCCTTTCAGCGCGAGGTGTCGGTCATCGGTGCCCGGGACAAACAGGGCAATATGGCTATTTATCCGGTCACTGAGAATGAGCATACCAATGGGGTTCTGACGCTATCTATTGCGAAATCCATCTCTACCGGGATTCATCAACAGGCGGTGGACGCCTTTAGCAAGCTGGCTGCTGAAATGGACTATGTCGGGGTCCTGGCCATTGAGTTTTTTGATGTGGATGGCCAGCTGATGGTGAATGAAATAGCCCCCCGGGTGCATAACTCCGGCCATTGGACCCAGCAGGGAACTCTGTGCAGTCAATTTGAAAACCATCTCAGGGCCATTGCCGGTTTACCCCTTGGCACCACTGAAGCCATTGGCCCCAGTGCCATGATTAACGTTCTGGGTCAGCCTGATATTCCCGCTGAAGTGTTGTCAGTGGCCAATGTCACCAGCCACTGGTACGGCAAAAGCCAGCGGCCCGGTCGTAAAATGGGGCACATCAATCTGGTGGCTGAGTCAGAAGAGGCGCTGGGTGAAATGCTGGTGGCTCTCTCTGCGTTTTTACCCGAAGATGACTATCCTGGGGTTGCCCGGCGAGGTTTGGATTTATCCCTGGACTAA
- a CDS encoding pyridoxal phosphate-dependent aminotransferase, which yields MVKPSPTLAVTAKAAELRAAGHDIIGLGAGEPDFDTPEHIKAAAVKAIAEGKTKYTAVDGTTELKQAIIDKFKRDNGFEYGQSQILVSCGGKQSFFNLALALLNKGDEVIIPAPYWVSYPDMVVIAEGVPVIVEAGLENRFKITPGQLEAAITDKTRLVVLNSPSNPTGTAYNRKELEALGNVLKKYPEVMIATDDMYEHILWTEEPFCNILMVCPELFDRTIVLNGVSKAYSMTGWRIGYAGGPEWLIKNMKKIQSQSTSNPCSIAQAAAVEALNGSQDCVKEMVKVFKKRHDYVVGRLNQLPGVSAIEGDGTFYAFADFSEAMKKLGFTKDTDLAALFLEKGVALVPGSAFGSDGCMRLSFATSDEALEKALDRLQAALA from the coding sequence ATGGTCAAGCCATCTCCAACTCTGGCAGTCACCGCCAAGGCTGCCGAACTGAGAGCTGCCGGACATGACATTATTGGCCTGGGTGCCGGAGAGCCCGATTTCGACACTCCGGAGCATATTAAGGCCGCAGCGGTCAAAGCCATCGCTGAAGGGAAAACAAAATACACTGCCGTGGATGGAACCACCGAGCTGAAACAGGCCATTATTGATAAATTCAAGCGGGATAATGGCTTTGAATACGGGCAAAGCCAGATTCTGGTTTCCTGTGGCGGCAAACAGAGCTTCTTCAACCTGGCCCTGGCACTGCTGAACAAGGGTGATGAGGTCATTATTCCAGCCCCTTACTGGGTATCTTACCCGGATATGGTGGTCATCGCCGAGGGTGTTCCGGTTATCGTGGAAGCCGGTCTGGAAAACCGCTTCAAAATCACACCCGGGCAACTGGAAGCCGCCATCACTGACAAAACCAGACTGGTGGTACTCAACAGCCCCTCAAACCCGACCGGAACCGCTTATAACCGCAAAGAGCTCGAAGCGCTGGGCAATGTGCTGAAAAAGTACCCGGAGGTAATGATCGCCACCGATGATATGTATGAACATATCCTCTGGACTGAAGAGCCCTTCTGCAACATCCTGATGGTCTGCCCTGAACTCTTTGACCGCACGATTGTTCTGAACGGCGTCTCCAAGGCTTACTCCATGACCGGCTGGAGGATCGGTTACGCTGGCGGGCCAGAGTGGCTGATCAAAAATATGAAAAAAATCCAGTCCCAGAGCACCTCCAACCCCTGCTCTATCGCCCAGGCTGCTGCGGTTGAGGCACTGAATGGGTCACAGGATTGCGTGAAAGAGATGGTCAAGGTGTTTAAGAAGCGCCATGACTACGTTGTTGGCCGATTGAATCAGCTGCCGGGCGTCAGCGCTATTGAGGGTGACGGTACTTTCTACGCTTTTGCTGATTTCAGTGAAGCAATGAAAAAGCTGGGCTTTACCAAGGATACAGATCTGGCAGCTCTCTTCCTGGAAAAAGGTGTTGCCTTGGTTCCCGGCTCTGCCTTTGGTTCTGATGGCTGCATGAGGCTCTCATTTGCCACCAGCGATGAAGCGTTAGAGAAGGCCCTGGACAGGCTTCAGGCAGCGCTGGCCTGA
- the cmk gene encoding (d)CMP kinase produces the protein MSESQTPVTVVTIDGPSGSGKGTIAALLARELGWRLLDSGALYRLTALAAMNHGVGFADESSLEVLAGHLDVQFLPSESGAGLTIILEGERVGASLRTEEVGAMASRVAALPGVRAALLQRQRDFAELPGLVADGRDMGTVVFPDASLKVFLTASAEERAKRRYDQLHQKGIDASFDRLLADIQARDERDSQRAVAPLKPADDAIILDSTRMSIQEVFNKVLEQMRLRGLV, from the coding sequence GTGAGTGAGTCTCAGACACCAGTGACAGTGGTCACCATTGATGGTCCCAGCGGGTCTGGCAAGGGAACGATTGCAGCCCTGCTGGCCAGAGAGCTTGGCTGGAGGTTGCTGGACAGTGGGGCGTTGTATCGGTTAACCGCCCTGGCAGCGATGAATCATGGGGTTGGTTTTGCCGATGAATCATCGCTGGAGGTTTTGGCAGGCCACCTTGATGTGCAGTTCTTACCATCAGAATCAGGTGCAGGTCTGACCATTATTCTCGAAGGTGAGCGGGTGGGCGCGAGTCTGCGCACGGAAGAGGTGGGTGCCATGGCTTCCAGGGTTGCGGCACTGCCGGGTGTTCGGGCGGCGCTGTTGCAACGCCAGCGCGACTTTGCCGAGCTGCCGGGTCTGGTGGCTGATGGCCGTGATATGGGGACGGTGGTGTTTCCCGATGCGTCGCTGAAAGTCTTCCTGACCGCCAGCGCCGAAGAGCGGGCCAAAAGACGTTATGACCAGTTGCATCAAAAAGGGATTGATGCTAGTTTTGATCGCCTTTTGGCAGATATTCAGGCCAGAGATGAGCGAGATAGCCAAAGAGCTGTAGCGCCGCTCAAGCCTGCCGATGATGCCATCATTCTTGACAGTACCCGCATGAGTATCCAGGAGGTATTCAACAAGGTGCTGGAACAGATGCGCCTGAGAGGGCTGGTTTAG
- the purE gene encoding 5-(carboxyamino)imidazole ribonucleotide mutase, which produces MTVAIIMGSRSDWPTMQHAAEMLENFGIDYETKVVSAHRTPQLLADYASQAAARGIKVIIAGAGGAAHLPGMAAAYTSLPVLGVPVKSRALNGIDSLLSICQMPKGVAVGTLAIGDAGAANAGLLAAQILGCQQPELQARIDDFRKLQTETVLANPDPAE; this is translated from the coding sequence ATGACCGTTGCTATTATAATGGGGTCCAGGTCCGACTGGCCCACGATGCAGCATGCAGCTGAAATGTTGGAAAATTTCGGCATCGACTACGAAACAAAAGTTGTTTCTGCCCATCGCACTCCACAACTACTGGCAGATTATGCCTCTCAGGCTGCTGCCCGGGGAATCAAAGTGATTATTGCCGGTGCCGGGGGGGCTGCACACCTGCCGGGAATGGCTGCCGCCTATACCAGCCTGCCGGTGCTGGGGGTTCCTGTTAAATCCAGGGCATTGAACGGTATTGATTCTTTATTGTCTATATGTCAAATGCCTAAAGGTGTTGCAGTCGGTACTCTGGCCATTGGCGATGCCGGGGCGGCCAATGCCGGCCTGTTGGCAGCACAGATTCTTGGTTGTCAGCAGCCAGAGTTGCAGGCCAGAATTGATGATTTCAGGAAGCTGCAAACCGAAACTGTATTAGCGAATCCTGATCCTGCCGAGTGA